Below is a genomic region from Candidatus Polarisedimenticolia bacterium.
ATGAGATCTTCCCCTTGTCGTCGACACGGAGGACCCTGACGGTAATCGGGTCCCCGGGATTGACGACGTCGGTCGGCTTCTCCACTCGCGACCAGCCCATCTCCGACACGTGCAGGAGTCCGTGGACTCCTCCAAGATCGACGAACGCGCCGTACGCGACCACCGACGCCACGCGCCCGGACAGGACAGCGCCGGGAATGGCGGCCTGGCGCACCTTCTCGGCCCGCTTCTCCTCCTCCTCCTGGAGCAGCACCCGGCGGGAGACGACCAGATCTTTGCCGTCTTCCTTGCATTCGGTGATCCGAAACGTATAGGCCAGCCCTTCATGGACCGTGGCATCGGGCGTGAACTCGGTATCGATCTGGGAGATGGGGCAGAAAGCCCGCTGCCCGCCGATGCGAATCTCGTATCCTCCCTTGATGGCCTTTTCAACTCGTCCCTCCACCGGCAAGCCCGCCTGGAATGCCTCGCGCAGGCGCTGCCGCGTGGCGGCCCCCTGGGCCAGCTTGAAGGAGAGCCTCAAACCTCCGGCGACCGAGACGATGACCGCCTTGATTCTGTCTCCGACCGCGAGCGGCTCCGCCCGATCCGGATCCACCAGCTCCTCGAGATCGATCGTCGCCTCCCCTTTCCCCCCGATATTGACGAACGCCACTTCGGGGCCGATCGCCACGATGGTCCCTTCGACAGTCTCCCCCTCCTGGTGGAATCTGGGCGCCGCGGATTCCTCCATCGCCCGGGCGAATTCCTCATCGGCAGGCGAAGTTGGCTCGGCCGGATCGCTCTCGGGCGGGAGTGGAAGGGGTCGGGGTTCGGGGCGGTCTGAAATCGTCTTGTCTCCTCGGTTTACTTCTTCCCGCCGCAGGCCGACTGGGCGGCTGACAGCAGGATGGCATCGGCCTGGTCGTCCGTGATGCTCCCCTCTTCCAGGAGCTGCTCCACCACCTGGGATACGGCCGCGACATATTCGCCGTGGTTCTTCCACTTGCCGCCCGAAGCCGGGCCGGCGCAAGGAACCAATTGATCGATGCTGCAACCCCCGGTGTTCACCGCCGTGCATTGCGGTGTGGCGGCGCAAGCGTCATCGGCATCAGGCACGCCGTCGAAATCCTGGTCTGGTCCGCCGACGCTGATGTTTTCGAATTCGGCGCTGCCGGAATTGGTTGCGATAGACGGTGCATTCACGACCTGGAGGTAACCGCCCAGCGCGCTGTTATCGGTGATGCCTTGTTCAAGATTGCTGAACTCCAGAGGCGGGCTCTGCAGGCAATTGGCGGAGTAGATGGCGGCGCGCTTTCCATTGCCATTCAGGAAGTAGGTAATCCCCAGCTGAATCGTATCGCCCGATTGAAAAGTGCGAGGAAAGGCATAAAACGGGAGCGGGCCGCCGAAGGCAACCACTTCATGGCCGTCGGTGTTGACGATGAACGAGCCTTCCCCGCCGACGGTCGTCAGGACAAAACCAGCTTCCTTTCTGGGAGAAATGGGGTCTCCGGTCAAGGTCAAACTCATCGTGACCGTGAAGAACTCGTCGTTGCCGAAGCGATAAGGCGAGACCCCATTGTCGTTCGAGAAGCGCCACACATGACGGTTGGCGAACCCAGTCGCCTTGCTGACGAACTGGTCGTCGAATTCGATGAGGGAGGGGAAATTGCGCACCACGGTGAGCGTCGAATCGGGGACATCGTTGTATTGGCGAGGGAAATAGAACGCTGAGTTTATCGAGCTGATTTGGGCAAATGTGTCGCTGGCGGCGATGAGGCTGGCGATCACTGCAATGAGAGCAGCGTGGCGTTTGATAAACGGCATGGTGCGTTCTTCCAGGTGAGTTCCGCAAATGGATACGACAGTTTGATTGCAGCTGAGATTAGCGGGATTCTAGACGCAAGAGAAGACGGGGATCAAGGGGGTATCCCGAACCCGTGGCACGAACTGGGAGGCAGCCTGGGCGCCGGGATTATGTTGCTCGTAGCGAACCGAGAGGCGCCGCTTCTCCCGTGGACGGGGTGGCCACCGTGGAATCGGACCTTTCCGATGCGATCCGTTGGACCGACCAGCAGTAGGCCAACAGCAGAATCGCCGCCAGCAGGATCGGGGCCAGGATGGCGGGACCCGCGAACCGGCTTCGCGTCCATTCATACAGGTAATCGAGGTCGCGCTTGTCCATGTCGTGGGTGATGAAGAAGATCAGCATGCGGTCCGCGATCATTTCCAGCACCGCGGCAGCCAGAACAAGCCGCGCCCCCCAGGCTGGAAGCCGGCTCAGGACGCAGCCCGCGTAGCAGAGAACCAGCAAGAAGAGTGGAGACAGCATGTTGGTGGCGTTTCCCTCGTTGTCCACGCGGCTCAACAGGGCAAAAAAGCACGCGCCCGCCCCCAGCCCCAAACCGGCGAACACCACCGCCCGGCCGGGACGCACCGATCCCGGAAAAGGCGGCGACCAGCCAAAAAGAAGGAGTGTGAGTCCCACCGCGACAGTCATCCCCCCCAGGAACGTCTGATCGTAGAAACGAAGAACCAGATTCCCCCACGCTCGGAGGTGCTCCGCAAGCGCCGCGGTGGAGTAGTCCGGCGGGAACGGGGAGTCGTGCAGGAGCTTCTTGACGAGGTACGAGGGGGCGGCCAGGGTCGTGACTACCATCTTGAGCCGAGTGACCACGCACTCTCCAAACGAGAGCGGAAGGGGCTGTGCCAGCGCCGCGGTCGGAGTGAATGCGGTCCGACCTCCGAAGGATCGGAGGAGCCAGAGGTACCAGGGTGCCGCGAGGAAGAGTGCGGAAGCACCGGCGCCCAGGAGGAAGGGACGGAGCAGGAGCTTGCGGCGGCGCCATAGAAGCAGGATCTGATCCGCTCCGACCCAGAGGGAATAGAAGAACATCGAGGGATGGCACATGAAGGCCGCCACCGCGAGGCCGCCGGAGACAGCGCCGCGATGGG
It encodes:
- a CDS encoding S1 RNA-binding domain-containing protein; translated protein: MEESAAPRFHQEGETVEGTIVAIGPEVAFVNIGGKGEATIDLEELVDPDRAEPLAVGDRIKAVIVSVAGGLRLSFKLAQGAATRQRLREAFQAGLPVEGRVEKAIKGGYEIRIGGQRAFCPISQIDTEFTPDATVHEGLAYTFRITECKEDGKDLVVSRRVLLQEEEEKRAEKVRQAAIPGAVLSGRVASVVAYGAFVDLGGVHGLLHVSEMGWSRVEKPTDVVNPGDPITVRVLRVDDKGKISLSLKQLQADPWSAVEEKYRVGQKLRGKVTRIADFGAFLELEPGIEALAHASTFAATGKRDGWKASVTPGATVAVEILSIEPDRRRIGVAVRQAEEEPEAVEPEKASGPAPEGFGSIADKLRAAIEGKKKSS
- a CDS encoding glycosyltransferase family 39 protein; amino-acid sequence: MPFLLLAFVALVTWLPGRLMMRNLTVSVRRELVDEDTAQPLGWALSYLLIATIQLATTWIGTTPILTNSVLYVASVAILWLGARRRGAAPIPAGGPAAVGFALFVTYLLTLLLFLPSYQTAFSSDWRLYYPNTFAYLGQKPLSSYAAGVPLEYLAKRTPEMSLYGSFFVSLLGQSYDRFQIACLLPNAWVFWVVYLFAMRLFGRRAAVSALLILPLSPAILRTATIPEPKFVGAFFVLLSAYYYLLAREDTEPARSAHRGAVSGGLAVAAFMCHPSMFFYSLWVGADQILLLWRRRKLLLRPFLLGAGASALFLAAPWYLWLLRSFGGRTAFTPTAALAQPLPLSFGECVVTRLKMVVTTLAAPSYLVKKLLHDSPFPPDYSTAALAEHLRAWGNLVLRFYDQTFLGGMTVAVGLTLLLFGWSPPFPGSVRPGRAVVFAGLGLGAGACFFALLSRVDNEGNATNMLSPLFLLVLCYAGCVLSRLPAWGARLVLAAAVLEMIADRMLIFFITHDMDKRDLDYLYEWTRSRFAGPAILAPILLAAILLLAYCWSVQRIASERSDSTVATPSTGEAAPLGSLRAT